Sequence from the Megalops cyprinoides isolate fMegCyp1 chromosome 4, fMegCyp1.pri, whole genome shotgun sequence genome:
GTAAGTATACCATACCTTGTGTTTTAGCTGGCCGGTTAGGTAGTATAGTAGGTCTACATAAATACGAAACCTCGCGTAGTTTGTAGTTAAACTTTGTATAGGAGCTTTACTTATATGGTGGAACTAAACAATAATAATCGTTGTCAAGGTTTTGCCTCGCCCCAAAGTTGTACCGAAAATGCAAGTATCTAACAAACTGGAATATTTGCAGTTATCTTGcaactgtatgtgtgcatgaatgcatgtgcGTATGTTGGCACATGTAGTCAGAAAAGTCATTAATCCTGAATTAAGCTCTTAAGATATGCGGTTCACACTGTCCTTCCCTCCGCCTGCTGTCGCATCTGTCCGTGTCATGGCAGAGCATACACCAGTCATGCAAAGTTGTCTGTAGCTTCAcaagtgtgcatgtacacacatgaaTTAAATGTGGAGTGATTTTATTAGTGTTTTAAAACTGACCTCAATGGAAACCAAAAGTGACCGGGTGGaaacattttaacagtaaaCAGCCTGTGTGTAGTTCCGTTTTGAGCAATATGGAGATATATCTGGACTTGCCTTTAGTCGGGAATGAATTCTGTGCCGTTTTGCTATTGGAGGCCTGAAGGGATTCTAAGTATACTATGAGCTTAATGTGggcttttatatttattttgttttcgAGGTGAGTATGCTTAAGCGTCCGGAAATGACCTAGTTAGCGCGTATCAACCTGTAGTCGCGTAGGTGTATAATCGTCATGTGAAATTTAGGAAGGCATATGGGCCTTTTTCACATTAAGCAATGTAGACAGTCGAATATGTTTGGCATTGTGTTAAGTTGGCCTACCGGGCAAGGACACCGTGAGCAGAAGGGTTTACGGGAGATTATACTCTGAAACCTGTGCACGTTTCCAATCAGGTCCTGCATTAGAGCAAAAGAGCAAATTCGAAATCCTTTGCACGTGTTCcaacacagagctcagctggTCCTACAGGAGTCGGTTTTTCCAGCGTCAGATGCCCCTGACCATGTCTGACGTAGCTAGTTTTGCTTTGAGTGAAAGGATCATTCGTGAAATCTGTGAGCCTGTACTTGACTCAGAACTGAAGATGTGGACGGTCATTAATTCTTCTCTTGACATGACTGGAAAGGCAGTAATGGACGAGTGCTGCTTTGTTTACTGTTCTGTGAGAGCAGTTTGAGAAGCAGGGTATAATTGTCAGATCACAGGAAATTCTGCCTGATGTTGTGGTGTGAAGatgcagtaaatgttttttatgcatCTGCCCGAGGATTCACGCTCCTGCCCTTTATGCTTGCTTCCTCAGACACCTGCTGCAGTCAACAAGATTAAGATCCTGCTACAGAATAAGCCAGAATATGTAAGTTCTGACCAactgcactgtctgcattatcatgtatttttttgtctttgtcaatgTTTTAGTTTGATGTCACTGTGTAatatgtttcatgctgttttgttaaatgcattttgtatttctgtaactgctctTCTGTTCCATgcacacacggtcacacacactGTGATCTCTCTGTAAAGAATTTTCCTCTGCGTGTGTCCCAGCTTCACTTTCTAGCACTGCGTAACACTGGAGGTTCTGACACAGCTGCTCTGGAATGGTGTCATAATGTAGAAGTGTTGTGATTGGTTGTTTCTCTTCTGTGTATTTCCCACACTGTTTCAGTGTGATTTGTTCTAAGTCAGTGTTAAAGGGTGTGGTCCTGCTGCATGCCTTTTTCAGGTTTGGGATATGGAGGCAGATTTTTAAGGCTTAGCTCAGACTGGACCATCCCCCAGGAATCCCGTATCCGACGGTGTAATACCAGGGTCACAGGAGTCCTGGGCGTGAATCCACATTTGggtgttttctgtgtctctgttgtaCTCCACATGCATATGAGACTCAGTGTGCAAACTGTGAGAAGCATGTATGATTGAACTCTGTCTCATCTGGAGCAGATCGGTCTTCGGGTGGGCGTTCGAACCCGAGGCTGCAATGGCCTCACGTACACGCTGGATTAcaccagggagagggagaaagcagaCGAGGAAGTGCTTCAGGATGGTGAGCAGGATGTCAATTCACTCTTCTCAGGACACCGAATCAACCCTGACTCCACTAAGGAAGCAGTGgtctttcctttcttttgtcAAGAACTATTCTAAACATGTGGTTTACTATAGAGACTGAGGTAAATTTTGGTTTGTCTAGTTTAGGAAGAATTCTATAGTTCTTAAACCCAGGCCTCACAGAACCAGTCTGCACTGGTCCACCATGTAGTGCTGTATATCAGAGGACTTTCAGTGtgagttctctctctcctcatcttcactcccccccccttccttcatGCAGGTGTTAGAGTCTTTATTGAGAAGAAGGCCCAACTCACTCTGTTAGGAACAGAGATGGACTATGTGGAGAGCAAGCTGTCCAGTGAGTTTGTCTTCAATAACCCCAACATCAAAGGCACTTGTGGCTGCGGGGAGAGCTTCAATATCTGAGATGTGCATCTGGGCCCTCTCTCCACCCATACCCTGTAGATCACACCAAGAATCTAACCAACTCCACATCTAGATGCTCcatgtgatgacatcacagctgggGCAGCATACTTCTATTTACTGtgataaatttattttataaacgATTTCTTTTGGAACTAGCAATGCTGCTGTGGGCTGTATGTACAGGATGGTGTGTACAGCTGCCATGATGGTATTTGCCCTTAATTGGCTTTTTCACATCTGTTTGCAGGCTAAAACCCACTATCTCTCTCACAATATATTCACAGTTAAGGTCCCTTAAACAGTTTGTTGGTAAAAATGACTATCGATCGAAGTAATGGCACATGGCCGAAGAATGACTGTCATTCTTTATGAGAGTGCATGTTTCCTAGCTCCATCACATTTGCAGCCAGGGGGGAAGTCCTCTGGTAAAAGGTTACAGAGCCCTACATCAGCTGgagtttttttgtgatttaagaATGCCAAAAAGGGAGACGAAGGGTGTCAGCAGGGCGTGGCACTTTCTGGCAGTCCTACCCTGGGTGTTGGCTGGGTGTGGCACTTTGTGGTGGGGTGTGACAATCTGAGTGACTCTTCCACCTTTATGCAGAGAAAGCCATTCCACATCAGCTCCATATGAATATCCACTCACCATTAATATCTGCACCATGTTCAGTTTGGCTCCACATTAATATCCACTCAACATTAAAGtccacattaatatttaaacgATATGTAAATCAGCTCCACATTAATACACATGCTGCCTGACTCTGCCTCCTTTCATTGTGGGATGTGAGTAAGGCTCTGGCACCACCCCCTTCCGCAACAGCGCTGTTACTCTGCCTCTGTTCCATTCATGCATGGTCACATGCCCTGTGATCTCTTACAGATcagctgtctgtgctctgtgtctctgtgagtgatGCGTCTATCTGTGAACACTTTCTGTGCTCACACACCCAGGTGCTGCTGTCCCCTCAGCAGgagatttacaaaaaaaaattgtgttgacATGGGAAGAGAAAAGACAGTGGCCTTGTCCGGTTCATCCAGGACCAGAATGTATGAAAAAAGCCATTAGGACCAATGACTGGGTGATCTCAGCCAATTAGTGTTTTAATGCAGAGATAAAATTGTGTCAGATCAGGTCAGTCGCCCATTGACTGGTTGAACACGGTCACTGTTACTTGTTTTAGTGGTTCATGAAAGCCTCTCCTTGCACTGGCCTGGACTCATCTGGTCACTGTAATGCATGCAACCTTTGGCTGaagattatttattaatgaGAGATCATTAATGAAAGATCAGTTCTGTTCATTTAGTTTCATTTATATCGCTTCTTCCTGTGGGCTCTGCCTTGTAAGGAAGataaaac
This genomic interval carries:
- the isca1 gene encoding iron-sulfur cluster assembly 1 homolog, mitochondrial; this encodes MSAPIVRATVKAISKRKLLPTRAALTLTPAAVNKIKILLQNKPEYIGLRVGVRTRGCNGLTYTLDYTREREKADEEVLQDGVRVFIEKKAQLTLLGTEMDYVESKLSSEFVFNNPNIKGTCGCGESFNI